Below is a window of Musa acuminata AAA Group cultivar baxijiao chromosome BXJ3-11, Cavendish_Baxijiao_AAA, whole genome shotgun sequence DNA.
TTGAAGTTATGTCAATTACCCATGATTTGGCTGAAGCCATTTGTCCAGTGATTATTCAACAGTTCCATAGAAATTGCCAAATGTGATAATCTGTGTGATGTGAGTCCTGCTGTCACCAAATAAAGTGAATCAGGAAATAAAGTTTTTCTAGACATTATATTAGAGCCATGAATTCTGGCAATTATAACAAACAAAGATTGCTAGGTTTGTCATATCAACTGTCGTAGCTAGTGCACTCAATTTGAGATCATGAATCTGGTCATATTAGCAAGCTATCTAACACAGTACTCCATATAACAATGTACTTTTATAAGTAGGTTTAATTGTTGTGCAAAAAACAACAAATAGCACGTGATGAAAAATTAGTTCAACCATTACCATTTTCTCCATAATATAACCAAATCTTGATGTATCAGTTATTCTGTCTCATGAGTTGTTTTACCCCATTCAAATAGACTTTTAATTGAGTTAGTACTAATTTtatgcatcatttttttttttgaatctgcATTTGCAAAGAGCATTGGGATGTGAAAGGTCATTATAGCGATTATTGTCAAATTTGTCTAAAGATTTTTTTAAGTAATAAAGAGATATTAGCTGATCGTTAAGATCCATAGTTTTGAAAAGACAGGTAGAATGTAACTTGTCCTCTTGTTGTGTTAGGGTATGCTTCCATTGAAAAAGTCTTTTTAGATAATGTGCTTAAGTTTTCAAAAATGCaaatttattgtaaatttatgctttatattaaaataatgattTATACGAATTACTGGTGGCTTTACATCTGCTTGGAATATACGCTTCTTGATTCAAGTAGCATCTGGTTTTGACAGCGGTGATCGATCCAGACAAAGTGTCATCCGTGAACCTTCTGTGACAGTTCCTAGACACCAGGAACCTTATTCTCGTGGGTAAGTTTTGGATACGAATATATTTTTCATTCTGTCCTGTTTGTTTATTTGTCatttcttctttaattcttcttttcttctacaTGACTCTGTTGAGTAAGATGTTTCTGGTTAATGTCAATTGGTTCTGTGAAGCAGTATTGTTAACTCTGTGTCCATTATGTATTTGTTGTTTTTCATTGATGTTGCAGTCTTGTTTATCCACCTATTCCCTCAACTGGAATTAGTGATCTCTATCCTGGCCCTGGTGCTGGATTTTATCCTCATAGGTTCCGATTCTTTTCCCTTTGCAACTTTTTTGGCTTTGGCATGCATCATTCTCTAATTGTTGTAAGTTTCTGCTGCAGAGGCTCTGGTGTAGGTGGTGGTATGCTTGTGGGTACGTTGGTTAGCTCCCTAAAAAAATGTTACTAAATTCTCCTCGTGTTCTTGTgtaatattttgattctttgcTACAGGACCAAATGATCCACGCTTTTTTGGTTCCGATGAACGTGCTGGCTTTCTTGGTGGCCTTCCGTGAGTGCaataatttttctctctcttcttttaaaCTTCTGCTAGTCGTGCATTTTTTTGGCATTAAAATAATATTACATTGGATATAAAGATTGATAAATTTGTCTTATAACAGGGGTGTGCCACCAGGTGCTCGGTTTGACCCTTATGGCCCTCCGGATGTTCCTGGTTTTGAGCCTGCCCGTTTTATCAGGTATATGACTTTTTTATTTGATAATAAGAAATTGGAAACTAAAATATGCATTAATCATGCACAACCTGCATATTTTTTAGCTATTAGGAAGTTGTCATTACTGTGGTGATGTAATGAAGGATACATTACATAGTTATAATTTAATACATAAAATCTCCGGCTGATCTAGTTCAAGACTGACCAATTGACCATAGGGAGAGAAAAGTTGAAATAAtaaaatcttgatgattttatgcataataACAGACAACATTTGGACTAATGTCTTGGTATCAAAGCCTGAAGAATATAGAAAAATGTAAGATTTTGTTTTCAATTCTGCATAGTTATCGATTTTGGATTGGATCAGGCCAACCAATCCGACCGCAAAGGACTGTTAACCAGCTCTCACGCTGATCTAGTTCTATTAAAAGCTTGGATGTGTCAAAAAAAAAAGGCTGGACTCACTAACCTGACTGGTTCTTTAATAACCAAAGGAACCGACCCGGTTAGTTGAGGAATAAGTTGGTTTTTCAATatgcataaaagaaaataatatcctCAATTTCTAAATCAAATTGAATCATAATAAGGGATATTTGAGTAATGtcaacatcatagtttaaaaaaaaatccttgCAATCTTCCCTCATCAGGAAAGCCCAATTGTCATGGGACTCCTTTGCGATTATCGATGATATCAAGGGGAAGAGTGGAAGAAAcagaaaaagggaaagaaaatcaGAGgaagtaggaaaaaaaaaaaggaagaaaagaagggaggaaggaggagaaaTGGAGCATAGGAAGGAGAAGAAATGAAAGAGGGGGaaggagaaaaaggaaaaataaaaatatatttttaaatagaaaatGCAGAAAATGAGAATCATTATAGTTCATAATTTTAGAATATGGTTTAGGGTTCAACATTTATTAGATCTGTGGACTATTGACTGATCCACTAGTCTGAACAGTGACCCAGCGTAGTGAATCTTGGTCAGGTTAATGATCAGTTCAGTTCTGATATTTATCATTGTTTGTGTATTTAGTTATAATAACAAGACCCTCAAGTAGTTAATTATCATGAACGTGCTTACATGGATCTGTTTCCAAAATTTTTGCTACCTGTTATGTTGCACCTAGTTTTGTGGATGATTATTATACAAGCCATGTGGTTTTCATTTGTGCAGGCAACCACGTCGGCCAGGCGGTGGCGCTCATCCAGATCTTGAGCATTTCCAGGGACCTGATTACATATAGATGAATAGTGTAAAACCTTGGACATTTAGCATGACTTTCTGTTGGTTGTCCTTTACACTGGAATAAGTCGGCTGTTTTTCCCATTTTGTTGATGTTTTTCCCTTACGAACTATAATGCTACAGGATACTCACATGTAAATTTCTTTGACCGTATATATTTTTAGTAGGTCACATCATAGCTGCCGAGGGGCATGTGTATGTAATTTATTTGATGCTTCTAGGGTTTCTGAGATCCAAGTTTCCGCTGCTTCAAACTTGGGAGAGGATGTGGCATTTGTGTCTGTTGGGATGCATGCGGTGGTTTTTGCAGGTTCTTCACAGATCCTAGTGCCACCATTCATAGCCTCGTTTGTGTAATTGAGAACAATCAACTGTATTTGGATGTAAGCTTCCACTAAATGGTGGTTACTTTCACTACTGTGAATGTGTTTATTTTTCAGGACTGTTTGATTGAAGGTTGGGTTTAATACCTCCAGCACATCTAACACAAACAGATTGAGATGTAATGACCTGCTCAGAGAAGTGGGTTGAACTAATCAATTCTTCTTGTAGCATCTCAAATAAATCTGCAAGTCGGTTGGGTATGCATTCTTGCCAGAAATGGTGGGTCAATCTAGTGCTTGTTAGCTTTCCACAAGTTTCATCAAACACTTTCAAGCAAGTCATCTGAATATTTCTATATAAATGTTGTCAGTTCAATTTATTTGTTTGAAATTGAACAGCTAGTGTCATATCGAGAAATGAGGCCATGCTGTTTCCTTCTTGGACTGATCATTCATTGTGTATGGATGTCAAACTACACAGATCTAATAGAATCCTACTTTTTGGTGATCTGATGCCACTCAAAGTTCCAATTAGTTTGTTGTCGTTGCCTTCTTGACATGATTGTGTCCATGGATAAGGTGTAGGAACAAACTTAAACTACTGTAATGGCTGAAAAGAATGAAAAGTATAAAGGCACATGATTTCCATTACTTTGTTGAAGAGTGCAATTTCCATTCAAGTAGTGAGTGTCTGCACAAAATGTTCAATAAAGGAGCCACTGATGGATGAGAAAGATGTAACTGGTAGTATGTGATAacagccctctctctctctctctctctctcttccttttttgtgtTCACTTCCCCCCTTGTAGAAGACAGAATGCTTTCTTGGAGGGAGTTTGTTGAATTATTTATGCTACACAGCCTGGTTCAACCAGTTTTGTTTAACTAAAGAAGATGACTTGGTGCCTGTTCATGTTATCCTTTGCTTCTGCTTTGCACAGTTCACCCAGGAATCCCTCTCTCTAAGCTTACTTAGCCATTTTAAAGAGGACAAGGCACAACATGGTGGTACTAAAATAAGTATTTTGATGATGCTACTTTTCATGTTCTAAGTAAAGCAATTCCTTTGTTTTTTTGGCAAAGCAATCCTACTGTTcttagagagagggagagagagagagatgtgtggGGACAAAACAGTAAGGAACAAATTATATAGACATTCAGAAACAGCAATGATGCCAAGGAGAAAGCAACTTTGAACAGCAGTTCAAAGTTCTCTTCCTCAACATCATGAGAGAGTCTGAAAGAATCTTCAAGACAAGATGGTCTCATGGTCACTACCTTCTGCCaatccttttcctttttcttctttttcttttatttttactaCTACCAGCCTTCCCACATGCTGATGTAATCTGTGCATCACCAGTCCAACAACTGATCTACATCTGTGCCATCTAACAAAGAAACCTATTCCTGTCTTAACAGAAGATAACAAAACAAACATTAATTTTCACTAATGTTATCACATGTAGAGACTTAAGTCATGAATATTTTATACTtggagattattattattttattgcatGACCTGGAAAAGTCTCTAATATCATCTTAGATACTTGATCGATATCATCACATCCAAAGGGTTAATCTACTAGATTTTGTATCATGTGGAGAAGGAATCAAGTCAACTCTTTTGCGGTGATTAACAATGAACCTTAAGCATGCATGTGGAAACTATGTTGACTCAAAAACTAATCAAAATATTGGATCCTTGTCCATGTTCGCACTTGGATCGATTGTGACATGTCTATGGACTTTAATTCCATATCGTTCTATTCCATTGCCTGTATCCCATATGTTGTAATTGCATATTCTCCTTTTCTTCTAGCAGAATCACTTCTTATCCTTATATCACAATGACATCATTATTACCaacatataaatgaaggaaactttatttatttattttttaattaaatggaATTAGAACTTCTTTCGATTCACTTCACTTATATAGAGTActgaaaataaatcaaaataagaaAACATATACACATATTTGTTGAAAACATAATAGACAAAACTCAATAAATGCTTATTTCCTTCTCTCTCCGAGAGCTTTCCAAGCATTCTTGGGGTAGTTGACCATGCAACtctcaaattttaattatattttttattaataatttttattcatGTTCCACAAACCAATTTTACTGGCAAaagtatatttaaatttatagagaTATGATATGTAACCTCCCTGATTAGTTCCACATCGAAAGTGAAtaaaattaagattgacttataaaggtctgatgagtctattattattaacttcagcttaaacattttgatcaatgatttagaccaaacgaagttgatagactaGTTAGCCCATCATGACTCGGATCGTGATATtgtaattaaagaataaaaaatttaagtttaaaaatattttttagaaaaattataattttattattttataaatatcacATTGAGAGGTCTATATAAGGAGTATACAAGGGAATTGAAGATTAAATTTAGATTAATTCAAATGAATTTATACAACTTAAATTTTCTCACTATCCTTAAAAGTACCCAACcatattatcttttattattttttattggcTTTATAGATTATTCTCTTGATATTATATCAAGTTCTACACATCAACATGCTTACGGGAGAGTCACACGATGGCAACTAGGTTGACTCTCCGGTGTCCTGTTCTACCCATCGTGGCAGCCAAATTCCTCGCTCTTTCCATGCCAAATCCTTCCTCGAAAGCCAATAACCATCTTTAAATCCAATCTTATCTCGACGATAAAAGATCATATATGGTTTGACGAGAGACTTAGTCAAACCATTCAATCTTGAATTCACCACCACGGTTCATCGCCATCCGAGATATCTCTGGCAGTCAAAGCTTTTGTCGCATATTGTAGCGACTCCGACGCGTGTCTCGATTCACCTTCGCCCTTTTGACTCGCCGATGGCCGGCACGCGTGCTGTCCTTTGGGTCCTACGTTGACTTCCCGCGATCTGTCGCCACCTGTGGCGTCAGCGAGGTCGCGCCGCCTGTGGCcacttaaatataaataaataaataaatatatatatatatatatataatttgcaaAAGAAATAATATGATAAAGTAATGTTTTGTTTTTCCATTCCAAGTAGTCACCTTTGTGAGTTGAAGTTGGAGTAGTCTTTGACTTGGTTTTTGGGTTACCTTCTCCCACATTTTTATTGTGTTCTTCCCTTAAAGAATAGTCTCTCAGTTGCTGTCATCGCATGCCTCGCTCTGACTTCCACTGAATTGAGTGGGAGAAGTAGGTAGGGATCGGGTTGTGTGGCAGCAACTGCACCCTTGTGAAGAACAACTTCATAGGATTACAATGAGTTGTGATCGGATAAATCATGGATTTCAATCAGATTAGGTACAGTAAGCAAGATTTGATTGAGACTGAGATGATGagtagaatcactgaaaaaggaagaaaaagaagaaaaaaagaagaagaaggaagcattACTGTGATGCATTCTCATCCACTCTTCTGCTGCTTCATCGGCTCCACAAGCTGCTCTAACGCTTTATATAAGTGGCAGGCACTACCACCCGATTACTATTGCCATCAAGCCTTGGAAGAACTTTAGTCTATCAAGCAGCAGGAGGAGATCATCCACCGAGATCCATGTCGGATCATCAGCTCCGACCAGGCAGTTCTGGAAGCTGGTGGAGCGCCGCAAGCCTCGCCACGCCCGTCCCCGAGGTGGCTGACCTCGGTGGGAGCTTCAGATGGACGACCGCCGCTGACATGGACGTGTTCGAGGCCCAGTTGATCTCGAACCCCCAAGTCTCGGCTCCGGCGACGGTGGGTTTCGGCCTCTCGTCCCCTTCCCTCGAGTGGAGCCAGCCTTTCTTGTAAGCATGTTCTTGATCGCCTCTAGGGTTATCAGAGGTCGGATCATGGAAGTGACGACGACGTTCTGTTGcagttgcagcagcagcagcaatggtGGGAGAGAGGACACCAGCTGGGGCTTCCATGGCTTGCTCCAAGAGGAGGTCATCTCACGGCCATGCGTTCAGCGACACTCCGGGATCGAGGATTCTACTTGGAGTCCATTGAAGACCATGAACCCAAGCTTCATGCatgaccaccgccaccaccacgtcTTGAGCTCAAACGCGTCCTGCGAGCTACCTTCGTCGACGCTGTTACCAGGACTTCTCGAACCCGACAGCAGACTGCAAAGATCGTTTCACGACCATCGCGAACAGCTGCAGAGATCGGCATCCGCTCGATCGCCGCAGTTCTCCAACGAGACTTGCTTCTGGAATCCGTCCGCGGGCGACGGAAGTAATCTCATCGTCAAGGTGAGTGTGGAAGCCATCACGTCTTCTTCTACAAGTGCTCAGGGTGTACATGATGGGGCTAAACGAGCTCGTGTTGCTTGTATGTAGACGACTGCCGGAGTTATTAGGAGCTCGAGCTCAACCATGGAGAAGAGAAACGGCAGCGAGCCAGCACTCAAGAAGGCAAGGACAGAGACACCATCGCCATTGCCAACTTTTAAGGTCCTTGATTCTTCGCTTCTCTTTCTATATATGATTCTTAGGGAGAGCTAAACCTTAAGCTACTGTGCTTCCAGGTCAGGAAGGAGAAGCTAGGCGACAGAATCACTGCACTTCAACAACTGGTCTCGCCATTTGGAAAGGTGAAGCTTTCCTTTCATTTCTTGGAACACTGCTGTGTGGATCTCTGCCTTCAGAAACTTGAATGCACGCACTCCTGTTTACAGACCGATACTGCTTCGGTGCTGCAAGAGGCCATCGAATACATCAAGTTCCTCCACGATCAAGTCCGCGTAAGACTCTTCACCATCATCTTCCTCTTAAGCAGGCAGCCaatgatcatcatcatcttcgtcTTAAAAGTGCATCATACATTTATGTGTGTGTTTCAGGTTCTGAGTGCGCCGTATCTGAAGAATGGCCATCAAATGCAGCAAGTGAAGGTAACCAAGAATTCTCTTTCGATTGCTTGCTTCATGTTTTCCTGATTGCAAGTGCTTTGGGTAATACATTTGGCAGAGCCTGGACTCATCGAAGGATTCTGGAGAACAGAATCAAGACCTCAGAAGCCGAGGGCTGTGCCTCGTTCCCATGTCGAGCACATTTGCTGTAGCTAACGAGATCCCTACTGATCTCTGGACCCCTCCCTTCATAGGAACCTTTAGGTAGCAAAAGAGGGTCGTTGTAGAAGGAGTGGAAGAACAACTCCTCTACAGACACAGGTAGGGAAGGATAGACCGAAGGAAATTTAGtgcagagagagacagagagagagagagagtaaagaggaaggaagaagaatggTAGTGACCCAGAGAGGGGAATGATGTAAGGCTGGATTAAAAGTACATTTGTTGTGTGTGAATTGATTGTAGAAGAGCTGCCAttacttcttctttctttctttctttctttcttgtcctaacaaatattattgaaaacaaggAGTAATAAGAGCTAGTATTTGGCATTTCTGTCACCTTCTGTCTCTCAATTTACATGATGAATCCAATCAAGTTTAGGATGATTGCAGGATGTTCATGAGGAATGTAGAAAGTAAACCTGGAAACAATGATGAGGTCACTCAAGAACTCAATTATAGGATGCGCATTTTGGTTCATCTGAAACTGATGATCTAATCACAGTGACTGACAAGTTTGTCTACACTTCATAGTATGAAGCTGCAATCATGATGGTAATATGATGCTGTTGCATTCTGTGGTATTGCCTTCTCCGCAGCAAGTTGATCTAAGGGAGTTCCAAGTGCTGTATGCAATTTAAAGGACTGGAAGCCTCATGTCACCACTGGCAACAACTCATTATTGTTCCTTATGAAGGTTGCCTTTAGAAGTGCATCAAAGGTTCATGTTATATATATAGTTCTTGCATTCTTTGTTCACCTCAATCATCacaggctctctctctctctgctttagTCATGAATATGTCCAAAGACAGTCAAATTTTAATGACACAAACATAAAGATATAGATTTTGAAGGTTCGAATGTATTAGATTTTTTTGGGGCCCTCAAAAGCTATAATCATGCGACATTTAAAGAAACAGAGAATCTATTAAGATCACATGCCATCTAGCAAAGATATATATCTATTTTCTTGTGTTGCCAATCAGAGATGTGAAAATGGATTTTGATGGAAGTAGTGTATATAAATGTATGCTGATACACTACTCACCTTTGTTTTTAGCAAGAGTAAAGAACATCTTCCAAATAAGAGGATAGAGAAATAAACAAAAGGAAACTGAAGATGAAAGAGAATAAATCAGATTGTAATTTTGTGATTGCTTATTTTCTGTGAACAATAATGAACTTATCCAACAGGAATTCCCATCAATATCTTTTATATAATGTCCAACCTAGCATATCACAATCTCTCTCTTGGAATACTGCTTAAAGCCAAGGAAGAAAAATCCTGCTGAGAGAGAGGATTTGAAGTACAAAAGCATCCTTGAGACACAATTGGCTTGAAAGGAACAGATTAGATAAGAGAGTAGAACTGCAACACGAGGCCATGGATTCTGCAACATGATCAACCCACTTCATGCTTCTCCATACCAATATAAATAGGCAAAATGCATGAAGAACTCAGAACAAATGGTTGAATAATATAGATTTACACAGAGCACCACAAAAAGGCTCTCTAATTGGGACCCCAACAGCTCAAGTACATCACCGTCCTCAGTGCCTCCTCGGATTGCTTGGCCTTCTCATCACCCCCCTGCCACCTTCCCCTCCCATCAATGGAGGAGGATGATGCCGCTCTCCTGGACTGAGACAGAGACCCCATGCCGCTC
It encodes the following:
- the LOC135586781 gene encoding transcription factor bHLH103-like; its protein translation is MSDHQLRPGSSGSWWSAASLATPVPEVADLGGSFRWTTAADMDVFEAQLISNPQVSAPATVGFGLSSPSLEWSQPFFCSSSSNGGREDTSWGFHGLLQEEVISRPCVQRHSGIEDSTWSPLKTMNPSFMHDHRHHHVLSSNASCELPSSTLLPGLLEPDSRLQRSFHDHREQLQRSASARSPQFSNETCFWNPSAGDGSNLIVKTTAGVIRSSSSTMEKRNGSEPALKKARTETPSPLPTFKVRKEKLGDRITALQQLVSPFGKTDTASVLQEAIEYIKFLHDQVRVLSAPYLKNGHQMQQVKSLDSSKDSGEQNQDLRSRGLCLVPMSSTFAVANEIPTDLWTPPFIGTFR
- the LOC103971811 gene encoding uncharacterized protein LOC103971811, translating into MGCAGRASLAAAAASIGAVEALKDQAGLCRWNYALRSLQQRAKSGMGSLSQSRRAASSSSIDGRGRWQGGDEKAKQSEEALRTVMYLSCWGPN